GGATACGGCGACGTCGGCCACGGCTTCGCGAAACTCACCGCCGCGCTCGGCGGGCGGGTCGCCGTCGCTGAGCTGGATCCGGTCCGCGAACTCCAGGCCCGCATGGACGGGCACCGCACCGGACCCCTCGATGCCCTCGTCACGGACGCCGACCTGGTCGTCTCAGCCACGGGCGTGCGTCACACCATCACGGCCGCCCACCTGACACAGCTGCGCCAAGGCGCCGTCGTCGCTGTCATCGGCGGGGTGGAGCAGGAGGTCGCGATGGCCGACGCCGAGGCAGCCGGAGCGCATTGGGTCAGTGACGACGTCATGGCCCTGCGAAGCGGTCGGGCTGTGCGCATCCTAGATCGGGGGAACTGCATCAACGTCACAGCCGGCGAAGGCAATCCCATCGAGATCATGGACCTCTCCTTCGGCGTCCAGGTGGCAGCGATACGACACCTTCTGAACCACCGCGACCTGCCCCCCGGAGTGCACTCACTGCCGCGGGAGGCCGACGACGCCGTCGCCCGGGCCGCCCTCACCACCGCCACGCCGGGTTCCCCGCACCCACCACTGCCCAGGCATGCCCCAGAACCGGTGCAGGTCTACTCCGCCGGCCTGGTCATCCCCATCACCGCCCCCTCCGTGCTGGGCGGAGCGGTCGCGGTGCGTGGGAGGCGCATCCTGCATGTCGGGGAGCGCGACTGGGTGGTGCGCGCACTACGGGAAGACGGCATCCGCTTCACGGAGGTCCACTGGCCGGGCGTCATCCTTCCTGGCCTGGTCAACGCCCACACGCATCTCCAATACACCAGCATGGCGGTGCTCGGGCACGGCCAATACCACGGATTCGACGACTGGGCCCAAGCCTTCAACCAGATCTACGATGCCCAGGCCCTCGACTGGGCATCCTCCGCACGCCAGGGAGCGCAGCTGAGCCTGCGGCACGGCGTGACGACGGTCGCCGACGTCGTCACCGACCCCTCGGCCGCCTCGGCCCTGCACGATGCGGGCCTGCACGGGGTGGCGTACTGGGAGGTCATGGACTGGACCAACGAGGATTGGGCCAGCCACGGGCAGGACGAGGTGATCGCGGCGCTGGAGGGGATGCCCACCCCGCCCGCGGTGGGACTGTCACCACACGCCCCCTACTCGCTGGATGCGAGACCCCTGCTCGACCTGCCCGACATCGCCCGGCAGCGGGGATTGCGGCTGCACATCCACCTGGGTGAGTCGCAGCTGGAAGCCGAATGGGCCGAGGGACGCGAGGGCGACCTGGCGGACCTGTGGCGCTCCGATGTCTCCACCTCCTTCACGGCGCTGCGCGCCAGGGGTGTCGGGCACTCGGCGGCCCGGTTCGTCGACGAGCTCGGGGTGCTCGGTCCCGACTGTCACGTGGCGCACGGCGTCTACATGACCGCCGACGACCGGCGGCGGCTGCGCGCCCGCTCCACGACGGTGGCTCTGTGCCCACGCTCCAACCGGGTGATCGGGCTCGCTGCTCCCCCCGTCGCGGCCTACCTGGCGGAGGGCAATCAGATCGCGGTGGGAACTGACTCGCTCTCCTCGTCGCCGTCGCTTGATGTGCTGGGTGAGCTGCCCGAACTCTACGACCTGGCCCGGGAGCAGGGGTACGCCCACACCGACCTCGGCCGCCGCCTGCTGCATGCCGCGACGCTGGGGGGCGCGACGGCGCTCGGCCTGGGAACCGGCCGCAACCGGGTGGGACAGCTGCAGGCCGGAGCGATCGCCGACATGGTGATCCTCGACGTGCCCGTCAGCGACGTCATCGGCACCATCGACGACGTGGTCCGGCTGGGTGCAGGCCGCCAGGTCGCGACGCTGATCGAGGGCCAGCTGCGCTGGCGTGATGACCGCTTCCCAGGGATGACATGATTGCTCGCCAATCTGCCGATGAGGTTCACATGGTACGCGCCCCGCATACGCCCCGCTGGCTCATGCCAGTGAGTCCTAGGCTATGAGCCGTGAATGACGACGTTTTGCGCCTCACGGACTCCCTCGGCCTGACCCCTCACCCGGAGGGCGGATGGTTCCGGCGGACGTGGACGGCACCTGTCCGGGTGGACACCCCGAATGGGGAACGCGCCACAGCATCGGCGATCCTCTTCCTGCTCGGTGAGGACATGGAGGCCGCCTGGCATGTCGTGAGCTCGGATGAGTTGTGGCTCTGGCATGGGCCCGGGAGCCTGGAGATCCACGACGGCGGGAACGGCCCAGAGCCTGTCGAGGATCCGCAGCCGAGGATCATCGACAGCGCAACGGTGCAGCATCTGGTGCCTGCCGGGCGCTGGCAGCGCACCTTCGCCCGTGGCTCTCACTGCCTGGCGACCTGCGTCGTCTCGCCGGAGTTCACCTATGACGACTGGCAACTGGCCTGAAAGCCAAGGCAACCAAGCGAAACGCTATGGACCGTACCCCAAGCGAGGCTAACGAAGCGAGGTGCCGCATCCAGGGACGACGGACACCGGCGAAATTACGACTTGCGGCACTAGGCTGTGCATGAACTCAGCTGGCCCGTCCCGGGACCTGACCTTTAGGAGCATCAGAAATGGCCTTCCTCCTCACCCGTCGTGCTGCGCTCACCGCATTGGCTGGCACCGCCCTGCTCAGCGCCTGCACGATCGCAGACGATGGGAAGAACACCTCATCGGCTGGCACTTCCTCCGAAGGCGCACTGAGCACCGTCACCCAGGGCAAGCTGACCATCGCCACCGGTGAACCGGCCTACTCCCCTTGGGTGGAGGACAACGACCCCGCCTCCGGCAAAGGCTTCGAGGCCGCAGTCGCCTACGCCGTCGCTGGGAAACTGGGCTTTGCAAACTCGGATGTGGTCTGGGTGCGCACCACCTTCGATGCTGCTGTCGCGCCTGGCGCCAAG
The sequence above is drawn from the Arachnia rubra genome and encodes:
- a CDS encoding adenosylhomocysteinase yields the protein MTDRSAAQLALRRFAAATNLSIPGRAFCTPRNRQLARVLRAMGARLGTPDATAVFADSPVEGMITVTADSVFAPDGSILSPADSPEDRLAWARSHMPVTLDAASSLDLTGVRIGVALVLEPKTAVLALALADAGAEVFVFGHAEEVRPAVADALRQAGLTVFADPDPTREEQLARDFLSCGLHLLLDDGSHLIRLAHEVEGALDHLIGAAEETTSGLRPLREWQQAGRLRIPVMASNDARTKTLFDNAYGTGQSCLMTILDLLDPGQHGWPLWDKQVVVAGYGDVGHGFAKLTAALGGRVAVAELDPVRELQARMDGHRTGPLDALVTDADLVVSATGVRHTITAAHLTQLRQGAVVAVIGGVEQEVAMADAEAAGAHWVSDDVMALRSGRAVRILDRGNCINVTAGEGNPIEIMDLSFGVQVAAIRHLLNHRDLPPGVHSLPREADDAVARAALTTATPGSPHPPLPRHAPEPVQVYSAGLVIPITAPSVLGGAVAVRGRRILHVGERDWVVRALREDGIRFTEVHWPGVILPGLVNAHTHLQYTSMAVLGHGQYHGFDDWAQAFNQIYDAQALDWASSARQGAQLSLRHGVTTVADVVTDPSAASALHDAGLHGVAYWEVMDWTNEDWASHGQDEVIAALEGMPTPPAVGLSPHAPYSLDARPLLDLPDIARQRGLRLHIHLGESQLEAEWAEGREGDLADLWRSDVSTSFTALRARGVGHSAARFVDELGVLGPDCHVAHGVYMTADDRRRLRARSTTVALCPRSNRVIGLAAPPVAAYLAEGNQIAVGTDSLSSSPSLDVLGELPELYDLAREQGYAHTDLGRRLLHAATLGGATALGLGTGRNRVGQLQAGAIADMVILDVPVSDVIGTIDDVVRLGAGRQVATLIEGQLRWRDDRFPGMT
- a CDS encoding cupin domain-containing protein, which codes for MNDDVLRLTDSLGLTPHPEGGWFRRTWTAPVRVDTPNGERATASAILFLLGEDMEAAWHVVSSDELWLWHGPGSLEIHDGGNGPEPVEDPQPRIIDSATVQHLVPAGRWQRTFARGSHCLATCVVSPEFTYDDWQLA